CAATAACTGTTTCTTGCAATAATCTTGTAGCATGATCCAGTTTAGCATTTTTATAAGCATAACCTTATCAACTTCACTTGTATCAATCCCGTAATCTGGCTTCACTTCTATGATATgcgaggtattatttattttttcataagcagAAACAGATAATATACCATCAGCATCAATAGAAAAAGTAACTTCTAATCTAATACTCCCTGCTTTCATAGGAGGAAGTCCCTTTAGCTCAAACCTAGCCAAAGTGCGGCAATCTGCTACCATTTCACGTTCACCTTGTAATATATGAAATTGTATGCCAGTTTGATTATCAGCATaagttgtgaactcttttatTACAGAAATAGGGATCGGAGTATTTCGcatgataattttttcaacGATGCCGCCATACAATTCCATACCTAAAGATAAAGGTACTACATCAATCAATAATGAATCGATGTTCGGTGTTGTTAGATTCTCTGCTTGCAGTGCAGCCCCGTATACAATAGCTTTATCAGGATGAATATCTGAaagaatatttactttaaaagctTTATATAATTCATCCTTGGTTAACGGAATACGAGTTACACCACCTACTAAAATAATGCCATCTATGTTCGGATTTCCTGCTATTTCCAAACATTCTTTGGCTATATTGATTGTACGACCTATTATAGGGGTAATTAACTGttcaaatgtttgtttatcAAGCGATATATTATTGAACTCAAAATTATCTTGGTTCGATAATGCTTCTTTTGCCTTTTTAGCAAACTGTAGAGTATCAGTGTTATCAggtaagttaaatttattacaaaaataatcagCAATGATTTTATCTATATCATCGCCGCCAAGCATATTATCGCCACTTGTTGCTATAACCTGAAAAATCCCCTCTGTAATATTTAGAATTGATACGTCAAAAGTACCACCACCTAAAtcatatacaaaataacaacctgtttggtttttatttaatcCGTAAGCATAAGTTGCTGCAGTAAGCTCTGCAATCAGCCTTAGAACCTCTAAACCTGCAAGCTTTGCTGCAAGCATCACCTGACCTCTTGCCGCATCATTAAAATGAGCTGGAACAGTAATAACAGCTTGAGTTACTTCAGTTGTAAGCTCTTTTTCTGCCTGTTGTTTTAGATATATAAAAACTTCTGCTGCAATTTCAGCAATCCGCATTTGCTTATTGGCAAAATTTAACTTAACTTCTTGGCTTTGCAAATCTATGTAATCTTTAACTAACGAAAAAAGAGCAGGAGTATTTAGaatttcatttaatgttttGCCGAATAACCTTTTAATTGAACGTAAACCTTTATTACTACCTACTATAATATTGTtattcgtaaattttatagtagttgggattaattctttattatcttcagtttgtataattttaacttttttaccaGCTGAAATAGCTATTAGCGAGTTAGTAGTGCCAAAATCTATACCCACAGCTATTTTAGCTTCTTGTTTAGATTCTGCTTGCCCTGGTTCTCTAATTTCTATTATTtgcataatttcattttttcctgaAGCTTACTCAGCAATGTATGAGTATATTTAAGTTTACTAATTTTGATAGTCGTATCTGATAAATCTTGCTTTTTGAAAGACTCagctaaaaaatttacttctgCTTTCTCCATTAAttcatatttactttttatttcttctaaacTTTTATATGAGCTAGTATTTTCTATAAGCTCCATTTCATCCCAGAATATACTTAACTCAAGCAGCCATATATTCATACAAAAGCCATATAAAAGCAGCATATATTCAGCACGCTTTAAACTATCTTAGGGCGTAGAATAAGCTTTATTTAGGTTTGATGCTATAGTAAGATTTTGCTCTTTTTCTTGCAAATTTTTGGCTGTATCAGGATGATATTTTATCTGCATAGCAAAATATTGCTTTTCTAATATCttcaaatcaatattataaattagcTCTAACCCTagcaattcaaaataattttgcactTTATTTGTAACTCATAAACTGCTTTATCATatatcagaaataaaaaaaatacaattatggaAATAGATAtgttacattttgaaaaaaaatacccaAATTTCATTTTAGCTGGCATAGAAGAAGCTGGCAGAGGACCATTAGCCGGACCAGTAGTAGCTGCCGCTGTTATAGTAGATCAAGACAATATTATAGCTGGTGCTAAGGATTCTAAAAAGCTCTCTAAAAAGAAGAGAGAATTACTATATGAACAGATAACTGCTAATTACATTTGGGCAACCGGTATTATCTCACATACTGAGATTGATAAGATTAATATATTAGAAGCAACAAAAAAAGCTTGTATTATTGCTGCAGAAAACCTTAGCACTAAGCCGGAAATAGTTTTAGTTGATGGTAACATGCAATTCagcgataaaagatttatcagCATCATAGACGGTGATAATTTATCACTATCAATTGCTGCGTCTTCTATTATAGCAAAAGTTACTAGAGACCGATTAATGCTAGAATTCAGTAATGAATTCCCGCAATATTTATGGCACAAAAATTCAGGTTATGGCACAAAAGAGCATGCTCaggctataaaaaaatatggcttATCCCCTTATCATCTCCTAAGTTTTACTAAAgccttatataaataaaagtttttttatattattgatattaaactttaaatttaaataaatatagacaTCATATACAAATTAGGATAAAATACGCTGCAAAAAATTACTAGATTTTGTggtcaaaaaattaaagcatGATTccttagtaaaaataataatgaccgATAAAATAGCGGCAcaagaatttttagaatattatttacctaaggattttaaaaaactgatagatttatcaaaaataactcTAGAACAAGAAAGCT
This genomic interval from Chrysoperla carnea chromosome 1, inChrCarn1.1, whole genome shotgun sequence contains the following:
- the LOC123296385 gene encoding chaperone protein HscA homolog; this encodes MRIAEIAAEVFIYLKQQAEKELTTEVTQAVITVPAHFNDAARGQVMLAAKLAGLEVLRLIAELTAATYAYGLNKNQTGCYFVYDLGGGTFDVSILNITEGIFQVIATSGDNMLGGDDIDKIIADYFCNKFNLPDNTDTLQFAKKAKEALSNQDNFEFNNISLDKQTFEQLITPIIGRTINIAKECLEIAGNPNIDGIILVGGVTRIPLTKDELYKAFKVNILSDIHPDKAIVYGAALQAENLTTPNIDSLLIDVVPLSLGMELYGGIVEKIIMRNTPIPISVIKEFTTYADNQTGIQFHILQGEREMVADCRTLARFELKGLPPMKAGSIRLEVTFSIDADGILSVSAYEKINNTSHIIEVKPDYGIDTSEVDKVMLIKMLNWIMLQDYCKKQLLKLNL
- the LOC123296394 gene encoding ribonuclease HII, with the protein product MEIDMLHFEKKYPNFILAGIEEAGRGPLAGPVVAAAVIVDQDNIIAGAKDSKKLSKKKRELLYEQITANYIWATGIISHTEIDKINILEATKKACIIAAENLSTKPEIVLVDGNMQFSDKRFISIIDGDNLSLSIAASSIIAKVTRDRLMLEFSNEFPQYLWHKNSGYGTKEHAQAIKKYGLSPYHLLSFTKALYK